Proteins found in one Artemia franciscana chromosome 13, ASM3288406v1, whole genome shotgun sequence genomic segment:
- the LOC136034778 gene encoding protein HBS1-like produces the protein MSRHRNIRNICYEDEDYQYEDIYGHSVDDDYGTSPSVEQFIYDRSSQQVLSGFIQTNEQIKEEEEELCRGTVQVELSKATAPVEEKVLQIPLKSPSIEFGAPKAPSVISGPVPRPTTAKIVPATPKATIVSGFLVPSATPDKSLSPVSSAETSRSESPTNIPVVPEEKTAEHQTPLKPTKKKDVMSLYEKERSGAKDRLNLVVIGHVDAGKSTMMGHLLYELGEVSQKILHKYETESKKLGKQSFAYAWILDESMEERSRGVTMDVAQSSFETATKNITLLDAPGHKDFIPRMILGAAQADVAVLVVDATKGEFETGFESGGQTQEHALLIRTLGVSQLVVSINKMDTCDWSEERFIDIKKRMATFLKQIGFKEDEIKYIPVSGLSGVNLTRKPAEPCLTSWYKGLTLLEAIDAFRAPERGISKPLRLCVTDVYKGSGSSLNVGGRIESGMIATGDVVQIMPLGESASVKSISVNSVSITTAFAGDPVVVTLTGIDVSKVGMGNVICHSSSLVNVTTRFEARIVLFGIELPVIPGFPFELHYQGHTEPAIFKKLIAQVHKGTGEVLRKKPRVLTKNSSGIIEIEVNRPICIETYGDFRELGRFVCRSSGQTVAAGLVTKVL, from the exons AGCAATTTATCTATGATAGAAGTAGTCAACAAGTGCTGAGTGGCTTTATACAgacaaatgaacaaataaaagaagaagaggaagaatTGTGTCGAGGGACAG TTCAAGTTGAGCTCTCTAAAGCCACTGCACCAGTCGAAGAAAAGGTCTTGCAAATCCCTTTAAAG TCTCCGTCAATAGAATTTGGAGCACCGAAAGCACCGTCTGTGATTTCAGGTCCAGTGCCTCGGCCGACTACTGCTAAAATAGTTCCCGCAACCCCTAAAGCTACAATTGTAAGCGGATTTCTTGTGCCATCTGCTACTCCAGACAAAA GTTTGTCCCCTGTATCTTCCGCTGAAACTTCAAGATCAGAATCTCCTACTAATATCCCTGTCGTTCCCGAAGAAAAAACAGCTGAGCACCAAACGCCATTGAAACCCACCAA GAAAAAAGATGTAATGTCCCTTTACGAGAAAGAAAGAAGCGGAGCCAAAGACCGTCTGAATCTAGTTGTAATTGGTCACGTTGATGCTGGTAAATCCACCATGATGGGTCACCTCCTTTACGAACTCGGTGAAGTTTCACAGAAGATCTTGCATAAATATGAAACGGAATCTAAAAAACTTGGAAAGCAGTCCTTTGCTTATGCTTGGattttagatgaaagtatgGAAGAAAg ATCGCGTGGAGTTACAATGGATGTGGCTCAATCCAGCTTCGAAACAGCAACTAAAAACATCACGTTGTTGGATGCACCAGGTCATAAAGATTTTATACCCAGAATGATCCTTGGTGCTGCTCAAGCCGACGTTGCAGTGCTTGTTGTGGACGCTACCAAAGGTGAATTTGAGACTGGGTTTGAATCTGGAGGCCAAACTCAGGAGCATGCGCTGCTCATTCGGACTTTAG GTGTTTCTCAGCTTGTAGTTTCTATTAACAAAATGGACACATGTGATTGGTCAGAAGAAAGatttatagatataaaaaagcGGATGGCAACTTTTCTCAAACAAATTGGTTTTAAGGAAGACGAGATCAAATACATACCAGTTAGTGGTTTATCTGGAGTCAATTTGACAAGAAAACCGGCTGAACCCTGCTTGACTTCGTGGTACAAAGGCCTTACGTTACTTGAAGCTATTG ATGCATTTCGGGCTCCAGAACGAGGAATTTCAAAGCCTTTACGACTTTGTGTAACTGATGTCTACAAGGGGTCAGGAAGCAGTCTTAACGTTGGAGGTCGCATAGAAAGTGGAATGATTGCTACTGGGGACGTCGTACAGATAATGCCTTTAG GAGAATCGGCGTCTGTGAAGAGCATAAGTGTCAACTCTGTTAGTATTACAACGGCTTTTGCTGGGGATCCGGTGGTTGTAACATTAACTGGTATTGATGTTTCCAAAGTAGGAATGGGCAATGTTATATGTCATTCCTCATCTCTAGTTAATGTCACGACAAGATTTGAAGCTCGAATTGTACTTTTCGGAATCGAATTGCCTGTTATACCTGGATTTCCC tTTGAACTTCATTATCAAGGTCATACTGAGCCAGCTATATTCAAGAAACTTATTGCTCAAGTTCATAAAGGAACTGGAGAAGTTCTTAGGAAGAAGCCTCGTGTATTGACAAAAAATTCAAGTGGTATTATTGAGATTGAGGTTAACAGACCAATCTGTATTGAAACTTATGGGGATTTTAGAGAATTAGGGCGTTTTGTATGCAGATCTTCAGGTCAAACTGTAGCCGCTGGACTTGTAACTAAA